The Calliphora vicina chromosome 3, idCalVici1.1, whole genome shotgun sequence genome contains a region encoding:
- the LOC135953552 gene encoding uncharacterized protein LOC135953552, with product MKLISILIVGVILTLNTIPAKADDSSTDELTLRNQLFADVFLLKEGVDHLQISIEVLNKRYNNQMDILKGLQSKFLLNDSEEEDGVCDRITGLFNSTFRKYNAFESRMVSKLEEIQDNQSTRLDEILSKQKLNRNCGSKSDSSTAVSLMSETLSEVGEKIDKFEEQFVKLETLEAKFNLQQTKLDKFMENQLKVLQEINEKLSKNDQQFDKLGQEMTNLKELKNNVNQVMAHPRPKLPMEVILGLSSANITSLK from the exons ATGAAActaatttcaatattaattgtTGGTGTTATTTTGACACTAAATACAATTCCAGCTAAAGCAGATGACTCTAGTACAGACGAACTAACACTGCGTAATCAATTATTTGCCGATGTTTTTCTCTTAAAAGAGGGAGTAGATCATCTACAAATTTCCATAGAAGTTTTGAATAAAAG ATACAACAATCAAATGGATATTCTGAAAGGTTTGCAAAGCAAATTTCTATTGAATGATTCTGAAGAGGAGGATGGCGTGTGCGACAGAATCACCGGTTTGTTTAATTCCACCTTTAGAAAGTACAATGCCTTTGAAAGTCGCATGGTGTCAAAGTTGGAAGAGATACAGGACAATCAATCAACACGTTTGGATGAGATATTGTCCAAGCAAAAACTAAACAGAAATTGTGGCTCCAAAAGTGACTCCTCCACTGCTGTGTCTCTTATGTCTGAAACACTATCAGAAGTTGGTGAGAAAATCGACAAGTTTGAGGAACAGTTTGTGAAATTGGAAACATTAGaggcaaaatttaatttacagcaaacaaaattagataaatttatggaaaatcaattgaaagttttgcaagaaatcaatgAGAAATTGTCCAAAAATGATCAACAATTTGATAAGTTAGGCCAGGAGATGACAAACCTTAAAGAActcaaaaataatgtaaatcaGGTAATGGCGCATCCACGACCCAAATTGCCAATGGAAGTAATTTTAGGTTTAAGTTCGGCCAATATAACATCattgaaatga